From one Marinobacter sp. LV10MA510-1 genomic stretch:
- a CDS encoding carbonate dehydratase, with amino-acid sequence MIRKNPNGDLPRIHPDAFVDPTAIICGKVIIEKNVFVGPYAVIRADESNDDGDMEPIVIKEGSNIQDGVVIHSKSGASVTIGVGASIAHRAIVHGPCSVGDGVFIGFNSVLFNCSVGEGSAIRHNAVVDGVALPSGFYVPSTTRIGPQTNLAEIPRMSSAASAFSEDVAQTNLKLVRGYKAIQNEL; translated from the coding sequence ATGATTCGTAAGAATCCGAATGGTGATCTGCCGAGAATTCATCCGGATGCGTTTGTGGACCCTACGGCAATTATTTGTGGAAAAGTCATCATTGAAAAGAATGTATTTGTTGGCCCTTACGCTGTCATTCGTGCCGACGAATCCAACGACGATGGAGACATGGAACCCATTGTCATAAAAGAGGGTTCGAATATTCAAGATGGCGTTGTCATTCATTCAAAATCAGGTGCTTCGGTTACTATTGGCGTTGGCGCATCCATCGCGCACAGAGCAATCGTGCATGGGCCCTGTAGTGTCGGCGACGGCGTTTTCATTGGATTCAATTCCGTTTTGTTTAACTGCAGTGTGGGTGAGGGCAGCGCGATACGCCACAATGCCGTCGTTGACGGGGTAGCGTTGCCATCAGGCTTTTATGTTCCCTCAACCACGCGGATAGGCCCGCAAACAAACCTGGCTGAAATCCCTAGAATGTCGTCGGCGGCGTCTGCTTTTTCCGAGGATGTTGCGCAAACCAATCTCAAACTGGTTCGAGGATACAAGGCGATTCAAAATGAACTGTGA